In Rheinheimera sp. MM224, one DNA window encodes the following:
- a CDS encoding TonB-dependent receptor — protein MATRNTTGHHVYRRGFSKSVLYLSMLSAMGLAYAQETPNKQEEAEAKATEVIEVRGIRASSAENLAIKRISVATVDAITAEDIGKFPDKNVADSLQRVPGVVISRSGGEGATVSIRGLSSDLTFTQLNGNFVASSPGEPSRSFSYALLPSTMIQKVEVYKSSEARLDEGGIGGTVLMFTRKPLDMDKNSGVLNVEYSNSDITDKNEPQFSGIYSWKNDDEDFGMLFGYTRQDRTNRFQSSRVNIMNKNFLYAERENNQVVEGGASGYAAQSMVQEVLEEKRNREGVQFTSQWRLNDRLEVGMNYFQFKLGQDSVLNQLEYPEWNNNDKFWTDVRVDAASQFVTGIDYSVGVSGPQLVSNIPRINGEFKREEATSDTFDFFANYEGDNYNAKLTFGHTEAEGGPSEKYRAAYYAGESSLYYGYDLSGHRMKTYMDPNMINNMKAGIGGQADPGATDSSFVTGTQEEDYASIDVDYDLDYEILNTLHFGAKYRNGEIHRDTRNTFYLAKDFDIPAAEAGDGISLDDDYSRHGGIPLLTSVIRAESLDNLSDAINTNLFPAVDWYKYNDILQQNFVQYTRIEPNYVYNVSEEISAAYLQADYSYADLRGNVGVRYVSTTTTSGSSDKIVYRLDWKDANGVELPQAQRAPEEFFYIEKESTQNKLLPSMNLAWDINENWVWRFAAAKVMARPGYDDLGQYQTLTYTSSEYAADRSGAPDFDEINDSEGWTGSGGNPSLQPLESTQFDSSLEYYYGNGSGLGIALFQKNVDNFVVPLIIDASRNVPVREFVLSNAGDKVVTAGGDNLNVRDFSTAANGTDATSSGVEVYIQHFYENGFGFSANYTRNNTNQANVELDGQKIGESPLIGSSKYQMNFSAFYEDDLFSVRASYNKRGPTVGEYNSDWEMNVYSAAYDQVDLNASYNLTESLVVSASVINLTESEVYRYLGDDTDNRFIQNSYSGRRAYLGATYRF, from the coding sequence ATGGCTACAAGGAATACAACAGGACATCACGTTTATCGGCGTGGTTTCAGCAAATCAGTACTTTACCTTTCAATGCTCAGTGCTATGGGTCTGGCTTATGCTCAGGAAACACCGAATAAGCAGGAAGAAGCTGAAGCTAAAGCAACAGAGGTGATTGAAGTCAGAGGTATACGGGCTTCCTCCGCAGAAAATCTTGCAATCAAACGTATATCTGTAGCCACAGTGGACGCTATTACGGCAGAAGATATAGGTAAATTTCCTGATAAAAACGTAGCAGATTCTTTGCAGCGTGTACCTGGTGTGGTTATTTCCCGCAGCGGTGGTGAAGGCGCTACTGTCAGTATCCGTGGTTTATCATCAGATTTAACCTTTACCCAGTTAAACGGCAATTTTGTTGCGTCTTCACCTGGTGAACCATCCCGCTCTTTCTCCTATGCTTTGTTACCTTCGACCATGATCCAGAAAGTGGAAGTGTATAAGTCGTCTGAAGCACGACTGGATGAAGGTGGTATAGGTGGTACCGTATTAATGTTTACCCGTAAACCGCTGGATATGGATAAAAACTCCGGCGTGTTGAATGTTGAATACAGTAACTCAGATATTACAGATAAAAACGAGCCTCAGTTCAGCGGCATTTACTCCTGGAAAAATGACGACGAAGATTTTGGCATGCTGTTTGGTTATACCCGCCAGGACAGAACCAACAGATTTCAGAGTTCCCGCGTTAACATCATGAATAAGAACTTTTTGTACGCAGAACGGGAAAATAACCAGGTTGTAGAGGGTGGAGCCTCAGGTTATGCAGCCCAAAGTATGGTGCAGGAAGTTTTGGAAGAAAAACGTAACCGTGAAGGTGTGCAGTTTACCAGTCAGTGGCGTTTGAATGACCGGCTTGAAGTGGGCATGAATTACTTCCAGTTTAAATTAGGTCAGGATTCAGTATTAAACCAGCTCGAGTATCCGGAGTGGAACAATAACGACAAGTTCTGGACAGATGTACGGGTAGATGCAGCCAGCCAGTTTGTCACTGGTATCGACTACTCAGTTGGTGTTTCAGGTCCGCAGTTGGTTTCTAATATTCCACGTATTAACGGTGAGTTTAAACGTGAAGAAGCAACCTCAGATACCTTTGATTTTTTTGCCAACTATGAAGGCGACAACTACAACGCCAAACTGACTTTTGGCCATACCGAAGCCGAAGGTGGACCTTCCGAGAAATACCGTGCTGCTTATTATGCGGGTGAGTCTTCCTTGTATTATGGCTATGATCTGTCCGGCCATCGAATGAAAACCTATATGGACCCCAACATGATCAATAACATGAAGGCGGGCATAGGCGGTCAGGCTGATCCAGGTGCGACAGATTCAAGTTTTGTTACCGGTACTCAGGAAGAAGATTACGCTAGTATTGATGTGGACTATGATCTGGATTATGAAATCCTCAACACTCTGCATTTTGGTGCTAAGTACCGCAATGGCGAAATCCATCGTGATACCCGCAACACTTTCTATTTAGCCAAAGACTTTGATATCCCGGCCGCTGAAGCAGGTGATGGTATTTCTCTGGATGATGACTATTCCCGCCACGGCGGTATTCCTTTGTTGACGTCAGTTATTCGGGCTGAATCACTGGACAACCTGTCTGATGCGATTAATACCAACCTGTTTCCTGCAGTGGACTGGTATAAATACAACGATATTTTGCAGCAAAACTTCGTTCAATACACTCGTATAGAACCTAACTATGTATACAACGTCAGCGAAGAAATCAGTGCTGCGTACTTACAGGCTGACTACAGTTATGCCGATCTGCGTGGTAACGTCGGTGTGCGTTATGTCAGCACCACTACCACTTCAGGCTCTTCGGATAAAATTGTATACCGACTGGACTGGAAAGACGCCAATGGTGTAGAGCTGCCTCAGGCACAACGGGCGCCTGAAGAGTTCTTTTATATAGAAAAAGAAAGTACTCAGAACAAGTTGTTACCCAGTATGAACCTGGCATGGGATATCAATGAAAACTGGGTATGGCGTTTTGCAGCAGCTAAAGTGATGGCCAGACCTGGTTATGATGATTTAGGTCAGTACCAGACTTTAACTTATACCTCAAGCGAATATGCTGCGGATCGTTCCGGCGCCCCGGATTTTGACGAAATCAATGATAGCGAAGGCTGGACAGGTTCAGGTGGTAACCCATCGTTACAACCTCTGGAATCGACCCAGTTTGACAGTTCACTGGAGTATTACTATGGCAATGGTTCAGGCTTAGGTATCGCGCTGTTCCAAAAGAATGTTGATAACTTTGTGGTGCCGCTGATTATCGATGCCAGCCGTAATGTGCCGGTGCGGGAATTTGTGTTAAGTAATGCCGGTGACAAAGTGGTGACTGCTGGTGGTGACAATCTGAATGTTCGGGATTTCAGCACTGCCGCCAATGGTACTGATGCTACCTCGTCCGGTGTTGAAGTCTACATTCAGCATTTCTATGAAAATGGTTTTGGTTTTTCTGCCAACTACACCAGAAACAATACAAATCAGGCAAATGTAGAACTGGACGGTCAGAAAATAGGTGAATCACCTCTGATCGGCAGCTCCAAATACCAGATGAACTTCTCTGCCTTTTACGAGGACGATTTATTCAGCGTCCGGGCTTCTTACAACAAACGTGGTCCTACAGTGGGTGAGTACAACTCAGACTGGGAAATGAACGTGTACAGCGCTGCTTATGATCAGGTCGACCTCAATGCCAGTTATAACCTGACCGAAAGTCTGGTGGTGTCAGCATCCGTCATCAACCTGACAGAGTCGGAAGTATACCGCTATCTGGGCGATGACACGGACAATCGTTTTATCCAGAACTCCTACAGTGGCCGTCGTGCCTATCTGGGTGCAACTTACAGATTCTGA
- a CDS encoding discoidin domain-containing protein, with the protein MNRFHKNKLYAVVVLALGTLYGCGGGAGEVEPDDVPVVLDFTYADIKGSAVKGTLSNAAVSVSQLNGAPVTMQVADRTDASGNISFSVQSKEGFGLNSMFKVVVSADDQTSMICDAASCAGVALGGSLKGTGLSGTQFSTLTYVAVPYANVSDAVADASFQATALTTMATDLVAADVAGGRNVSVRQLYEMALADNSQTLLKALGVSAKANVFQSTLISAEAYENFVTGEDCEEVPAVDADGNPVLDGQGQPVLEEVCTDVLVSTDTIKLSLLNAAFANITEGESLAGLMNEVVAAIAIANEGDVTVLQPLRERMLASISAVPYLAQLSMTAEDVVDLSLPFIEEEGSSAPVQEVTTKENIASAIITTRNAISDAEAGAMVFDGKTDTKWLDHNDWKGAPTAVAPSWLQVQFAAPQAVSSLFITSANDSPARDPENFNLQASNDGVTWVTLAEFIGETFDERFERKEFRFSNALEFSYYRLNITKNKGDDTLMQIAEVSFVGPIYTGADHTDPVGSATITARNFIGEAEAPAKAFDNDVNTKWLDHNELKGAPTVEDPSWVTVVLPEAKAVDTLVLTSANDADARDPENFELQASSDGGVTWQNLASWVGESFDSRLQRRQFSVGNTLAFDTYRLNITKNKGDDTLMQIAEIGLVGPKLPDLNHGLTAGIIVTERDAISDAEAGAMAFDGKKDTKWLDHNDWKGAPTEANPSWVQVQLPAPATVNKLAMISANDADSRDPQNFNIEASNDGVSWIKLASWVGEGFEQRLERKLFSFSNQLAFSYYRVNITKNKGDDTLMQVAEIELIGPQYQSVDHSSAAGVAISARNRIGDAESEDKAFDDDVATKWLDHNEWKGAPTEANPSWIQLDLPAAKIVSSIAITSAGDADSRDPENFNIEGSNDGGTTWTRIGSWVGESWDNRAERKLFEMGNGFAFTTYRINITKNKGDDTLMQIAEIELIGPEL; encoded by the coding sequence ATGAACAGATTTCATAAAAATAAGTTATATGCTGTCGTAGTACTGGCGCTTGGCACTTTATATGGTTGTGGCGGTGGTGCTGGTGAAGTAGAACCTGATGATGTTCCTGTAGTTTTGGACTTCACTTATGCAGATATAAAAGGTTCGGCGGTCAAAGGTACTTTGAGTAACGCTGCAGTCAGCGTATCTCAGTTAAATGGCGCACCTGTAACAATGCAAGTTGCTGATCGGACTGATGCCAGTGGCAACATCAGTTTCAGTGTGCAAAGCAAAGAAGGCTTTGGCCTGAACAGTATGTTTAAAGTCGTAGTCAGTGCCGACGATCAGACTAGCATGATCTGTGACGCGGCCTCTTGTGCCGGTGTTGCTTTAGGCGGCAGCCTGAAAGGTACAGGGCTGAGTGGTACTCAATTCAGCACTCTGACTTATGTGGCTGTGCCTTATGCCAATGTATCTGATGCTGTGGCTGATGCCAGTTTTCAGGCCACTGCTTTAACTACTATGGCCACAGATTTGGTGGCAGCAGATGTAGCTGGCGGTCGTAATGTGTCGGTTCGTCAGTTGTATGAAATGGCGCTGGCTGATAATTCGCAGACCCTGTTGAAGGCTTTAGGCGTCAGTGCCAAAGCTAATGTGTTTCAAAGCACTTTGATCAGTGCTGAAGCTTATGAAAACTTCGTCACTGGCGAAGACTGTGAAGAGGTACCAGCTGTAGATGCTGACGGCAATCCGGTATTGGATGGTCAGGGTCAGCCCGTGTTGGAAGAAGTATGCACAGACGTTTTGGTCAGCACTGATACCATCAAGTTATCTTTGCTTAATGCCGCTTTTGCCAATATCACTGAAGGCGAGAGCTTAGCCGGCTTGATGAATGAAGTAGTCGCAGCTATCGCCATCGCAAATGAAGGCGACGTGACTGTGTTACAACCGCTGCGGGAACGCATGCTGGCTTCAATCAGCGCTGTGCCTTATCTGGCGCAGTTGTCGATGACAGCGGAGGATGTTGTTGATCTTTCTTTGCCTTTTATCGAAGAAGAAGGTAGTTCTGCACCTGTTCAAGAAGTAACAACCAAAGAAAATATAGCCTCTGCCATTATTACTACCCGCAATGCAATCAGCGATGCTGAAGCTGGTGCTATGGTGTTTGACGGTAAAACAGATACTAAATGGCTGGATCACAATGACTGGAAAGGTGCACCGACAGCAGTGGCTCCGTCCTGGTTGCAAGTGCAATTTGCTGCGCCGCAGGCCGTTAGTAGTCTGTTTATCACCAGTGCCAACGATTCACCGGCCCGTGACCCTGAAAACTTTAATCTGCAGGCGTCCAATGATGGTGTGACTTGGGTTACCTTAGCTGAATTTATTGGTGAAACTTTTGATGAGCGTTTTGAGCGCAAGGAATTCAGATTCTCCAATGCTCTGGAATTTAGTTATTACCGCCTGAACATCACTAAAAACAAAGGTGATGATACGCTGATGCAAATTGCTGAAGTGTCTTTTGTCGGGCCCATCTACACTGGTGCTGATCATACAGACCCTGTAGGTTCGGCAACCATCACTGCCCGCAATTTTATTGGTGAAGCAGAAGCTCCTGCTAAAGCCTTTGATAACGACGTGAATACTAAGTGGCTGGATCATAACGAGTTGAAGGGCGCACCAACAGTTGAAGACCCGTCTTGGGTGACAGTGGTATTGCCAGAGGCGAAAGCTGTAGACACATTGGTGCTGACCAGTGCTAATGATGCAGATGCCAGAGACCCGGAAAACTTCGAGTTACAAGCTAGTTCAGATGGTGGTGTCACCTGGCAGAACCTGGCCAGTTGGGTCGGCGAAAGTTTTGACAGCCGTCTGCAACGTCGTCAGTTCAGTGTTGGAAATACTTTGGCTTTTGATACTTACAGACTGAATATCACCAAAAACAAAGGGGATGACACCCTGATGCAGATTGCTGAGATTGGTCTGGTGGGCCCTAAGTTACCTGATCTGAACCACGGTCTGACCGCTGGCATTATTGTGACTGAACGTGATGCCATTAGTGATGCAGAAGCTGGCGCTATGGCTTTTGATGGTAAAAAAGACACCAAATGGCTGGATCACAACGACTGGAAAGGAGCTCCGACAGAAGCAAATCCTTCCTGGGTGCAGGTTCAGTTACCAGCACCTGCCACAGTTAATAAACTAGCTATGATCAGTGCTAATGATGCAGACAGCCGTGATCCACAGAACTTTAATATTGAAGCCTCCAATGATGGTGTGAGCTGGATCAAACTGGCGTCATGGGTGGGTGAAGGTTTTGAACAACGACTGGAACGTAAGCTGTTCTCTTTCAGTAACCAACTTGCGTTCAGTTATTACAGAGTGAATATCACCAAAAACAAAGGGGATGACACACTGATGCAAGTGGCCGAAATTGAGCTGATTGGTCCGCAGTATCAGTCTGTGGATCACTCTTCTGCTGCTGGTGTAGCTATTAGTGCCCGTAACCGTATTGGTGATGCTGAATCTGAAGACAAAGCTTTTGATGATGATGTCGCGACCAAGTGGCTGGATCATAACGAATGGAAAGGCGCACCTACAGAAGCCAATCCTTCCTGGATCCAGCTGGATTTACCAGCGGCAAAAATTGTCAGCAGTATAGCTATTACCAGTGCTGGTGATGCAGACAGCCGTGATCCGGAGAACTTTAATATTGAAGGTTCGAACGATGGCGGTACCACCTGGACCCGCATTGGCAGCTGGGTTGGTGAATCCTGGGATAACAGAGCAGAACGTAAACTGTTTGAAATGGGTAATGGTTTTGCCTTTACCACCTACCGTATCAATATCACCAAAAACAAAGGGGATGACACCCTGATGCAGATTGCTGAAATTGAGTTGATAGGACCTGAGCTGTAA